Proteins from a genomic interval of Pantoea deleyi:
- the glnQ gene encoding glutamine ABC transporter ATP-binding protein GlnQ gives MIEFKNVSKHFGQTQVLHNIDLKINQGEVVVIIGPSGSGKSTLLRCINKLEEITSGDLIVDDLHVNDPKVDDRLIRQEAGMVFQQFHLFPQMSALDNVAFGPIRVRGASKEAARQLARELLGKVGLAERAHHFPSELSGGQQQRVAIARALAVKPKMMLFDEPTSALDPELRHEVLKVMQDLAEEGMTMVIVTHEVGFAQKVASRLIFIDKGRIAEDGDPDSLISHPPSERLREFLQHVS, from the coding sequence GTGATTGAATTTAAAAACGTTTCCAAGCACTTTGGCCAGACCCAGGTGCTGCACAATATCGATCTGAAGATTAACCAGGGCGAAGTGGTGGTGATTATCGGCCCATCCGGTTCCGGTAAATCGACCCTGCTGCGCTGCATCAACAAGCTGGAAGAGATCACCAGCGGCGACCTGATTGTTGATGACCTGCACGTTAACGATCCGAAAGTGGACGATCGCCTGATCCGTCAGGAAGCGGGCATGGTATTCCAGCAGTTTCACCTGTTCCCTCAGATGAGCGCCCTGGATAACGTCGCGTTTGGTCCGATTCGGGTGCGCGGCGCCAGCAAAGAGGCGGCACGCCAGCTGGCCCGTGAGCTGCTGGGCAAAGTCGGCCTGGCCGAGCGGGCGCATCACTTCCCGTCTGAACTCTCTGGCGGCCAGCAGCAGCGTGTGGCGATCGCCCGCGCGCTGGCGGTGAAGCCGAAGATGATGCTGTTCGATGAGCCAACCTCTGCGCTGGACCCGGAACTGCGTCATGAAGTGCTGAAGGTGATGCAGGATCTGGCGGAAGAAGGCATGACGATGGTGATTGTGACGCACGAAGTGGGCTTTGCACAGAAAGTGGCCTCGCGTCTGATCTTCATCGACAAAGGACGGATTGCGGAAGATGGCGATCCTGACAGCCTGATCAGTCACCCGCCCAGCGAGCGTCTGCGCGAATTTCTGCAGCACGTCTCCTGA